A single region of the Hemiscyllium ocellatum isolate sHemOce1 chromosome 21, sHemOce1.pat.X.cur, whole genome shotgun sequence genome encodes:
- the LOC132825782 gene encoding tubulin beta-4B chain-like isoform X1: MREIVHLQAGQCGNQIGAKFWEVISDEHGIDPTGAYHGDSDLQLERINVYYNEATGGKYVPRAILMDLEPGTMDSVRSGPFGQIFRPDNFVFGQSGAGNNWAKGHYTDGAELIDSVLDVVRKEAEGCDCLQGFQLTHSLGGGTGSGMGTLLISKIREEYPDRIMNTFSVVPSPKVSDTVVEPYNATLSVHQLVENTDETFCIDNEALYDICFHTLKLTTPTYGDLNHLMSATMSGVTTCLRFPGQLNADLRKLAVNMVPFPRLHFFMTGFAPLTSRGSQQYRALTVPELTQQMFDAKNMMAACDPRHGRYLTVAAIFRGRMSMKEVDEQMLNVQNKNSTYFVEWIPNNVKTAVCDIPPRGLKMSATFIGNSTAIQELFKRISEQFTAMFRRKAFLHWYTGEGMDEMEFTEAESNMNDLVSEYQQYQDATVGDEGEFEEEGEEEAA, from the exons ATGAGAGAGATTGTGCATCTTCAGGCAGGCCAATGTGGCAACCAGATCGGAGCCAAG TTCTGGGAAGTCATCAGTGATGAACACGGCATTGATCCCACTGGAGCCTACCATGGAGACAGTGATCTGCAGCTTGAGAGGATCAATGTGTATTATAATGAGGCTACAG GTGGTAAATACGTACCCCGAGCAATCCTTATGGATTTGGAGCCTGGTACTATGGATTCTGTTCGCTCAGGACCCTTTGGGCAGATTTTCAGACCAGATAACTTTGTGTTTG gacagagtggtgctggtaacAATTGGGCCAAAGGACATTACACTGATGGAGCTGAATTAATTGACTCTGTTCTGGATGTGGTGagaaaggaggctgaggggtgtgaTTGCCTGCAGGGATTCCAGCTAACCCATTCTTTGGGTGGTGGTACTGGCTCTGGCATGGGTACACTCCTTATCAGTAAAATCCGAGAAGAATATCCTGACAGAATTATGAATACTTTCAGTGTTGTGCCTTCACCAAAAGTGTCAGACACGGTCGTAGAACCTTATAATGCCACCTTGTCTGTCCATCAGCTTGTAGAGAACACTGATGAGACCTTCTGTATTGACAATGAGGCTCTGTATGACATATGTTTCCATACCCTTAAACTGACAACGCCAACTTATGGTGATTTGAACCACCTAATGTCAGCTACCATGAGCGGTGTAACAACCTGTCTGCGTTTCCCTGGTCAGCTCAATGCTGACCTGCGTAAACTAGCAGTGAACATGGTGCCTTTCCCCCGACTGCATTTCTTCATGACAGGCTTTGCTCCTTTGACCAGCCGTGGCAGTCAGCAATACCGTGCCCTCACAGTACCTGAGCTTACCCAACAGATGTTTGACGCCAAAAACATGATGGCAGCCTGTGACCCTCGACACGGCCGCTACCTGACCGTTGCTGCCATTTTCCGAGGACGCATGTCCATGAAAGAGGTGGATGAACAGATGTTGAatgtccaaaacaaaaacagcacaTACTTTGTTGAATGGATTCCCAATAATGTTAAGACAGCTGTTTGTGACATCCCACCTAGAGGCCTCAAGATGTCTGCCACCTTTATTGGCAACAGTACAGCCATCCAGGAGCTGTTTAAACGCATCTCTGAGCAGTTTACTGCCATGTTCCGGAGGAAAGCCTTCTTGCATTGGTACACTGGTGAGGGCATGGATGAAATGGAGTTTACTGAGGCTGAGAGTAACATGAATGACCTGGTTTCTGAGTACCAGCAATATCAGGATGCTACAGTTGGAGATGAAGGTGAATTTGAGGAGGAGGGTGAAGAAGAGGCTGCATAA
- the LOC132825782 gene encoding tubulin beta-4B chain-like isoform X2, whose translation MREIVHLQAGQCGNQIGAKFWEVISDEHGIDPTGAYHGDSDLQLERINVYYNEATGQSGAGNNWAKGHYTDGAELIDSVLDVVRKEAEGCDCLQGFQLTHSLGGGTGSGMGTLLISKIREEYPDRIMNTFSVVPSPKVSDTVVEPYNATLSVHQLVENTDETFCIDNEALYDICFHTLKLTTPTYGDLNHLMSATMSGVTTCLRFPGQLNADLRKLAVNMVPFPRLHFFMTGFAPLTSRGSQQYRALTVPELTQQMFDAKNMMAACDPRHGRYLTVAAIFRGRMSMKEVDEQMLNVQNKNSTYFVEWIPNNVKTAVCDIPPRGLKMSATFIGNSTAIQELFKRISEQFTAMFRRKAFLHWYTGEGMDEMEFTEAESNMNDLVSEYQQYQDATVGDEGEFEEEGEEEAA comes from the exons ATGAGAGAGATTGTGCATCTTCAGGCAGGCCAATGTGGCAACCAGATCGGAGCCAAG TTCTGGGAAGTCATCAGTGATGAACACGGCATTGATCCCACTGGAGCCTACCATGGAGACAGTGATCTGCAGCTTGAGAGGATCAATGTGTATTATAATGAGGCTACAG gacagagtggtgctggtaacAATTGGGCCAAAGGACATTACACTGATGGAGCTGAATTAATTGACTCTGTTCTGGATGTGGTGagaaaggaggctgaggggtgtgaTTGCCTGCAGGGATTCCAGCTAACCCATTCTTTGGGTGGTGGTACTGGCTCTGGCATGGGTACACTCCTTATCAGTAAAATCCGAGAAGAATATCCTGACAGAATTATGAATACTTTCAGTGTTGTGCCTTCACCAAAAGTGTCAGACACGGTCGTAGAACCTTATAATGCCACCTTGTCTGTCCATCAGCTTGTAGAGAACACTGATGAGACCTTCTGTATTGACAATGAGGCTCTGTATGACATATGTTTCCATACCCTTAAACTGACAACGCCAACTTATGGTGATTTGAACCACCTAATGTCAGCTACCATGAGCGGTGTAACAACCTGTCTGCGTTTCCCTGGTCAGCTCAATGCTGACCTGCGTAAACTAGCAGTGAACATGGTGCCTTTCCCCCGACTGCATTTCTTCATGACAGGCTTTGCTCCTTTGACCAGCCGTGGCAGTCAGCAATACCGTGCCCTCACAGTACCTGAGCTTACCCAACAGATGTTTGACGCCAAAAACATGATGGCAGCCTGTGACCCTCGACACGGCCGCTACCTGACCGTTGCTGCCATTTTCCGAGGACGCATGTCCATGAAAGAGGTGGATGAACAGATGTTGAatgtccaaaacaaaaacagcacaTACTTTGTTGAATGGATTCCCAATAATGTTAAGACAGCTGTTTGTGACATCCCACCTAGAGGCCTCAAGATGTCTGCCACCTTTATTGGCAACAGTACAGCCATCCAGGAGCTGTTTAAACGCATCTCTGAGCAGTTTACTGCCATGTTCCGGAGGAAAGCCTTCTTGCATTGGTACACTGGTGAGGGCATGGATGAAATGGAGTTTACTGAGGCTGAGAGTAACATGAATGACCTGGTTTCTGAGTACCAGCAATATCAGGATGCTACAGTTGGAGATGAAGGTGAATTTGAGGAGGAGGGTGAAGAAGAGGCTGCATAA
- the LOC132825782 gene encoding tubulin beta chain-like isoform X3 translates to MREIVHLQAGQCGKYVPRAILMDLEPGTMDSVRSGPFGQIFRPDNFVFGQSGAGNNWAKGHYTDGAELIDSVLDVVRKEAEGCDCLQGFQLTHSLGGGTGSGMGTLLISKIREEYPDRIMNTFSVVPSPKVSDTVVEPYNATLSVHQLVENTDETFCIDNEALYDICFHTLKLTTPTYGDLNHLMSATMSGVTTCLRFPGQLNADLRKLAVNMVPFPRLHFFMTGFAPLTSRGSQQYRALTVPELTQQMFDAKNMMAACDPRHGRYLTVAAIFRGRMSMKEVDEQMLNVQNKNSTYFVEWIPNNVKTAVCDIPPRGLKMSATFIGNSTAIQELFKRISEQFTAMFRRKAFLHWYTGEGMDEMEFTEAESNMNDLVSEYQQYQDATVGDEGEFEEEGEEEAA, encoded by the exons ATGAGAGAGATTGTGCATCTTCAGGCAGGCCAAT GTGGTAAATACGTACCCCGAGCAATCCTTATGGATTTGGAGCCTGGTACTATGGATTCTGTTCGCTCAGGACCCTTTGGGCAGATTTTCAGACCAGATAACTTTGTGTTTG gacagagtggtgctggtaacAATTGGGCCAAAGGACATTACACTGATGGAGCTGAATTAATTGACTCTGTTCTGGATGTGGTGagaaaggaggctgaggggtgtgaTTGCCTGCAGGGATTCCAGCTAACCCATTCTTTGGGTGGTGGTACTGGCTCTGGCATGGGTACACTCCTTATCAGTAAAATCCGAGAAGAATATCCTGACAGAATTATGAATACTTTCAGTGTTGTGCCTTCACCAAAAGTGTCAGACACGGTCGTAGAACCTTATAATGCCACCTTGTCTGTCCATCAGCTTGTAGAGAACACTGATGAGACCTTCTGTATTGACAATGAGGCTCTGTATGACATATGTTTCCATACCCTTAAACTGACAACGCCAACTTATGGTGATTTGAACCACCTAATGTCAGCTACCATGAGCGGTGTAACAACCTGTCTGCGTTTCCCTGGTCAGCTCAATGCTGACCTGCGTAAACTAGCAGTGAACATGGTGCCTTTCCCCCGACTGCATTTCTTCATGACAGGCTTTGCTCCTTTGACCAGCCGTGGCAGTCAGCAATACCGTGCCCTCACAGTACCTGAGCTTACCCAACAGATGTTTGACGCCAAAAACATGATGGCAGCCTGTGACCCTCGACACGGCCGCTACCTGACCGTTGCTGCCATTTTCCGAGGACGCATGTCCATGAAAGAGGTGGATGAACAGATGTTGAatgtccaaaacaaaaacagcacaTACTTTGTTGAATGGATTCCCAATAATGTTAAGACAGCTGTTTGTGACATCCCACCTAGAGGCCTCAAGATGTCTGCCACCTTTATTGGCAACAGTACAGCCATCCAGGAGCTGTTTAAACGCATCTCTGAGCAGTTTACTGCCATGTTCCGGAGGAAAGCCTTCTTGCATTGGTACACTGGTGAGGGCATGGATGAAATGGAGTTTACTGAGGCTGAGAGTAACATGAATGACCTGGTTTCTGAGTACCAGCAATATCAGGATGCTACAGTTGGAGATGAAGGTGAATTTGAGGAGGAGGGTGAAGAAGAGGCTGCATAA
- the LOC132825782 gene encoding tubulin beta chain-like isoform X6, which produces MREIVHLQAGQCGNQIGAKFWEVISDEHGIDPTGAYHGDSDLQLERINVYYNEATGGKYVPRAILMDLEPGTMDSVRSGPFGQIFRPDNFVFGQSGAGNNWAKGHYTDGAELIDSVLDVVRKEAEGCDCLQGFQLTHSLAIQELFKRISEQFTAMFRRKAFLHWYTGEGMDEMEFTEAESNMNDLVSEYQQYQDATVGDEGEFEEEGEEEAA; this is translated from the exons ATGAGAGAGATTGTGCATCTTCAGGCAGGCCAATGTGGCAACCAGATCGGAGCCAAG TTCTGGGAAGTCATCAGTGATGAACACGGCATTGATCCCACTGGAGCCTACCATGGAGACAGTGATCTGCAGCTTGAGAGGATCAATGTGTATTATAATGAGGCTACAG GTGGTAAATACGTACCCCGAGCAATCCTTATGGATTTGGAGCCTGGTACTATGGATTCTGTTCGCTCAGGACCCTTTGGGCAGATTTTCAGACCAGATAACTTTGTGTTTG gacagagtggtgctggtaacAATTGGGCCAAAGGACATTACACTGATGGAGCTGAATTAATTGACTCTGTTCTGGATGTGGTGagaaaggaggctgaggggtgtgaTTGCCTGCAGGGATTCCAGCTAACCCATTCTTTGG CCATCCAGGAGCTGTTTAAACGCATCTCTGAGCAGTTTACTGCCATGTTCCGGAGGAAAGCCTTCTTGCATTGGTACACTGGTGAGGGCATGGATGAAATGGAGTTTACTGAGGCTGAGAGTAACATGAATGACCTGGTTTCTGAGTACCAGCAATATCAGGATGCTACAGTTGGAGATGAAGGTGAATTTGAGGAGGAGGGTGAAGAAGAGGCTGCATAA
- the LOC132825782 gene encoding tubulin beta chain-like isoform X5 produces the protein MREIVHLQAGQCGNQIGAKFWEVISDEHGIDPTGAYHGDSDLQLERINVYYNEATGGKYVPRAILMDLEPGTMDSVRSGPFGQIFRPDNFVFGQSGAGNNWAKGHYTDGAELIDSVLDVVRKEAEGCDCLQGFQLTHSLGGGTGSGMGTLLISKIREEYPDRIMNTFSVVPSPKVSDTVVEPYNATLSVHQLVENTDETFCLKMSATFIGNSTAIQELFKRISEQFTAMFRRKAFLHWYTGEGMDEMEFTEAESNMNDLVSEYQQYQDATVGDEGEFEEEGEEEAA, from the exons ATGAGAGAGATTGTGCATCTTCAGGCAGGCCAATGTGGCAACCAGATCGGAGCCAAG TTCTGGGAAGTCATCAGTGATGAACACGGCATTGATCCCACTGGAGCCTACCATGGAGACAGTGATCTGCAGCTTGAGAGGATCAATGTGTATTATAATGAGGCTACAG GTGGTAAATACGTACCCCGAGCAATCCTTATGGATTTGGAGCCTGGTACTATGGATTCTGTTCGCTCAGGACCCTTTGGGCAGATTTTCAGACCAGATAACTTTGTGTTTG gacagagtggtgctggtaacAATTGGGCCAAAGGACATTACACTGATGGAGCTGAATTAATTGACTCTGTTCTGGATGTGGTGagaaaggaggctgaggggtgtgaTTGCCTGCAGGGATTCCAGCTAACCCATTCTTTGGGTGGTGGTACTGGCTCTGGCATGGGTACACTCCTTATCAGTAAAATCCGAGAAGAATATCCTGACAGAATTATGAATACTTTCAGTGTTGTGCCTTCACCAAAAGTGTCAGACACGGTCGTAGAACCTTATAATGCCACCTTGTCTGTCCATCAGCTTGTAGAGAACACTGATGAGACCTTCT GCCTCAAGATGTCTGCCACCTTTATTGGCAACAGTACAGCCATCCAGGAGCTGTTTAAACGCATCTCTGAGCAGTTTACTGCCATGTTCCGGAGGAAAGCCTTCTTGCATTGGTACACTGGTGAGGGCATGGATGAAATGGAGTTTACTGAGGCTGAGAGTAACATGAATGACCTGGTTTCTGAGTACCAGCAATATCAGGATGCTACAGTTGGAGATGAAGGTGAATTTGAGGAGGAGGGTGAAGAAGAGGCTGCATAA
- the LOC132825782 gene encoding tubulin beta chain-like isoform X4: MREIVHLQAGQCGNQIGAKFWEVISDEHGIDPTGAYHGDSDLQLERINVYYNEATGGKYVPRAILMDLEPGTMDSVRSGPFGQIFRPDNFVFGQSGAGNNWAKGHYTDGAELIDSVLDVVRKEAEGCDCLQGFQLTHSLGGGTGSGMGTLLISKIREEYPDRIMNTFSVVPSPKVSDTVVEPYNATLSVHQLVENTDETFCIDNEALYDICLKMSATFIGNSTAIQELFKRISEQFTAMFRRKAFLHWYTGEGMDEMEFTEAESNMNDLVSEYQQYQDATVGDEGEFEEEGEEEAA; this comes from the exons ATGAGAGAGATTGTGCATCTTCAGGCAGGCCAATGTGGCAACCAGATCGGAGCCAAG TTCTGGGAAGTCATCAGTGATGAACACGGCATTGATCCCACTGGAGCCTACCATGGAGACAGTGATCTGCAGCTTGAGAGGATCAATGTGTATTATAATGAGGCTACAG GTGGTAAATACGTACCCCGAGCAATCCTTATGGATTTGGAGCCTGGTACTATGGATTCTGTTCGCTCAGGACCCTTTGGGCAGATTTTCAGACCAGATAACTTTGTGTTTG gacagagtggtgctggtaacAATTGGGCCAAAGGACATTACACTGATGGAGCTGAATTAATTGACTCTGTTCTGGATGTGGTGagaaaggaggctgaggggtgtgaTTGCCTGCAGGGATTCCAGCTAACCCATTCTTTGGGTGGTGGTACTGGCTCTGGCATGGGTACACTCCTTATCAGTAAAATCCGAGAAGAATATCCTGACAGAATTATGAATACTTTCAGTGTTGTGCCTTCACCAAAAGTGTCAGACACGGTCGTAGAACCTTATAATGCCACCTTGTCTGTCCATCAGCTTGTAGAGAACACTGATGAGACCTTCTGTATTGACAATGAGGCTCTGTATGACATAT GCCTCAAGATGTCTGCCACCTTTATTGGCAACAGTACAGCCATCCAGGAGCTGTTTAAACGCATCTCTGAGCAGTTTACTGCCATGTTCCGGAGGAAAGCCTTCTTGCATTGGTACACTGGTGAGGGCATGGATGAAATGGAGTTTACTGAGGCTGAGAGTAACATGAATGACCTGGTTTCTGAGTACCAGCAATATCAGGATGCTACAGTTGGAGATGAAGGTGAATTTGAGGAGGAGGGTGAAGAAGAGGCTGCATAA
- the LOC132825782 gene encoding tubulin beta-1 chain-like isoform X7, translating into MREIVHLQAGQCGNQIGAKFWEVISDEHGIDPTGAYHGDSDLQLERINVYYNEATGGKYVPRAILMDLEPGTMDSVRSGPFGQIFRPDNFVFGQSGAGNNWAKGHYTDGAELIDSGMDEMEFTEAESNMNDLVSEYQQYQDATVGDEGEFEEEGEEEAA; encoded by the exons ATGAGAGAGATTGTGCATCTTCAGGCAGGCCAATGTGGCAACCAGATCGGAGCCAAG TTCTGGGAAGTCATCAGTGATGAACACGGCATTGATCCCACTGGAGCCTACCATGGAGACAGTGATCTGCAGCTTGAGAGGATCAATGTGTATTATAATGAGGCTACAG GTGGTAAATACGTACCCCGAGCAATCCTTATGGATTTGGAGCCTGGTACTATGGATTCTGTTCGCTCAGGACCCTTTGGGCAGATTTTCAGACCAGATAACTTTGTGTTTG gacagagtggtgctggtaacAATTGGGCCAAAGGACATTACACTGATGGAGCTGAATTAATTGACTCT GGCATGGATGAAATGGAGTTTACTGAGGCTGAGAGTAACATGAATGACCTGGTTTCTGAGTACCAGCAATATCAGGATGCTACAGTTGGAGATGAAGGTGAATTTGAGGAGGAGGGTGAAGAAGAGGCTGCATAA